A part of Macaca mulatta isolate MMU2019108-1 chromosome 12, T2T-MMU8v2.0, whole genome shotgun sequence genomic DNA contains:
- the IDH1 gene encoding isocitrate dehydrogenase [NADP] cytoplasmic isoform X1, translating into MSKKISGGSVVELQGDEMTRIIWELIKEKLIFPYVELDLQSYDLGIENRDATNDQVTKDAAEAIKKYNVGVKCATITPDEKRVEEFKLKQMWKSPNGTIRNILGGTVFREAIICKNIPRLVSGWVKPIIIGRHAYGDQYRATDFVVPGPGKVEITYTPSDGTQKVTYLVHNFEEGGGVAMGMYNQDKSIEDFAHSSFQMALSKGWPLYLSTKNTILKKYDGRFKDIFQEIYDKQYKSQFEAQKIWYEHRLIDDMVAQAMKSEGGFIWACKNYDGDVQSDSVAQGYGSLGMMTSVLVCPDGKTVEAEAAHGTVTRHYRMYQKGQETSTNPIASIFAWTRGLAHRAKLDNNKELAFFANALEEVCIETIEAGFMTKDLAACIKGLPNVQRSDYLNTFEFMDKLGENLKIKLAQAKL; encoded by the exons ATGTCCAAAAAAATCAGTGGCGGTTCTGTGGTAGAGCTGCAAGGAGATGAAATGACACGAATCATTTGGGAATTGATTAAAGAGAAACTCATTTTTCCCTATGTGGAATTGGATCTACAGAG ctATGATTTAGGCATAGAGAATCGTGATGCCACCAACGACCAGGTCACCAAGGATGCTGCAGAAGCTATAAAGAAGTATAATGTTGGCGTCAAATGTGCCACTATCACTCCTGATGAGAAGAGGGTTGAGGAGTTCAAGTTGAAACAAATGTGGAAATCACCAAATGGCACCATACGAAATATTCTGGGTGGCACGGTCTTCAGAGAAGCCATTATCTGCAAAAATATCCCCCGGCTTGTGAGTGGATGGGTAAAACCTATCATCATAGGTCGTCATGCTTACGGGGATCAA TACAGAGCAACTGATTTTGTTGTTCCTGGGCCTGGAAAAGTAGAGATAACCTACACACCAAGTGATGGAACCCAAAAGGTGACATACCTGGTACATAACTTTGAAG AGGGTGGTGGTGTTGCCATGGGGATGTATAATCAAGATAAGTCAATTGAAGATTTTGCACACAGTTCCTTCCAAATGGCTCTGTCTAAGGGTTGGCCTTTGTATCTGAGCACCAAAAACACTATTCTGAAGAAATATGATGGGCGTTTTAAAGACATCTTTCAGGAGATATATGACAA GCAGTACAAGTCCCAATTTGAAGCCCAAAAGATCTGGTATGAGCATAGGCTCATCGATGACATGGTGGCCCAAGCTATGAAATCAGAGGGAGGCTTCATCTGGGCCTGTAAAAACTATGATGGTGACGTGCAGTCGGACTCTGTGGCCCAAG GGTATGGCTCTCTCGGCATGATGACCAGTGTGCTGGTTTGTCCAGATGGCAAGACAGTAGAAGCAGAGGCTGCCCACGGGACTGTAACCCGTCACTACCGCATGTACCAGAAAGGACAGGAGACGTCCACCAATCCCATTG CTTCCATTTTTGCCTGGACCAGAGGGTTAGCCCACAGAGCAAAGCTTGATAACAATAAAGAACTTGCCTTCTTTGCAAATGCTTTGGAAGAAGTCTGTATTGAGACAATTGAGGCTGGCTTCATGACCAAGGACTTGGCCGCTTGCATTAAAGGTTTACCCAA